In a genomic window of Drosophila takahashii strain IR98-3 E-12201 chromosome 3L, DtakHiC1v2, whole genome shotgun sequence:
- the LOC108057933 gene encoding uncharacterized protein — MQEFSAKRDALFACLDDASKELKGTALDQSKAKSLSINALDRGNRSGNSSGSGQVMNYRHGRSIEVGLDAEDGRLRRMRGKESIFKKPELPIGRCLKPRKTPDYQVNPHKWKKYSLSDVDISDQSNSAAALSFLRQMDAQREAEGDDHESPHSDGKIEFKKTSKLNRNLKKLQEEEVEDVELDKPQLRGSKLVMPEYVIGQKSQKQRKSKVKSNQSRASGKLQLSHLAEEDEQDE, encoded by the exons ATGCAGGAATTTTCGGCCAAACGCGATGCTCTGTTCGCCTGCCTCGACGATGCGAGCAAAGAGCTGAAAGGAACCGCCTTGGATCAGAGCAAGGCCAAGTCGCTTTCCATCAACGCTCTCGACCGGGGCAACAGATCCGGAAATTCATCCGGATCCGGACAGGTGATGAACTACCGCCATGGTCGCAGCATTGAGGTTGGCCTCGATGCGGAGGACGGGAGATTGCGGCGGATGCGGGGCAAGGAGAGCATCTTTAAGAAGCCGGAACTGCCCATTGGCCGCTGCCTGAAGCCCAGGAAAACTCCGGATTACCAG GTAAACCCGCACAAATGGAAGAAGTACTCCCTGTCCGATGTGGACATCTCCGATCAGAGCAATTCCGCCGCCGCCCTCTCCTTTCTCCGGCAAATGGATGCCCAGCGCGAAGCCGAGGGAGATGATCATGAATCACCACACTCAGATGGCAAAATAGAGTTCAAGAAGACCAGCAAACTCAATCGCAATCTCAAGAAGCTGCAAGAGGAGGAAGTGGAGGATGTGGAGCTGGACAAACCGCAGTTGAGGGGCTCCAAACTGGTGATGCCCGAGTATGTCATAGGTCAAAAGTCGCAGAAACAAAGGAAATCCAAAGTAAAGTCGAACCAGAGCCGTGCCTCTGGGAAACTTCAACTCTCTCACTTGGCGGAGGAGGATGAACAGGATGAATAG